From the Leifsonia sp. AG29 genome, one window contains:
- a CDS encoding MMPL family transporter gives MSSLLYSVGRWAYRARALVLVIWIGLLALLGAGAVFLNQGTDNSFSIPGTESQAALDTLSRTFPQVSGTSAQIVVVAPEGSTVDAPAIRKPVEAAVASIGRIPGVSGTTSPYSSQVKDLISSDRSAAIITVQLKGQTTTVPPETKTALKQAGADLGRKLPAGSKEAVGGQLFSQNLPTLSVIELIGVGVALVVLVITFGSFLAAGMPLLTAILGVAISMCLIFIATLFGSISSTTPMLALMLGLAVGIDYSLFIISRHQSQLKAGVPPEESAARSVATAGSAVLFAGITVIIALAGLAVANIPFLTTMGLAASAAVAVAVLIGLTLTPALLGFAGARLIPGRRKAGRAQRAQRELDSTGGEDAAAAQEREPASSPTFAHAAKAEVPPGFFRGWVRAVTRFPIVTVVAVILALGIAALPALQLRLALPDAGSQPKDSPARIAYDLVSEHFGPGYNGPLIVTGSIISSTDPLGLMKKLGDEIAALPGVASVPLSTPNQNADTGIVQVVPTTGPDDPRTADLVAELRSKHQHFLDRYGVDLKVTGNTAAQIDVSSRLGGALLPFGVLVVGLSLVLLTMVFRSIAVPIKAALGYLLSVGVAFGAVTAVFEWGWFADALHVDKTGPIISFMPIILMGVLFGLAMDYEVFLVSRIREDYVHGGHARRAIQSGFVGSAKVVTAAAIIMISVFAAFVPEGDSAIKPIALGLAVGVFVDAFIVRMTLVPAVLQLLGDRAWWMPRWLDRILPSFDVEGDGLQKELELAEWPEPGRAFVAAADGLAVSARGRDLVGGVSFRIADGEILVVHGNDRTAATALLMAITGRTRVTGGTVKVAGMVLPTRGAAVRSRTAVVRLTGTETPVDDLRRALEARPRLLALDAIDGVTDPVERRRIRSELSAALSRARVEQRPFALVVSCVDPAALDDVLPESAEPSELLLDGGHVSGVPSAPALTDHERSEHGAHLEKADAR, from the coding sequence GTGTCCTCGCTCCTGTATTCGGTCGGCCGCTGGGCCTACCGCGCCCGCGCCCTCGTCCTCGTTATCTGGATCGGCCTCCTCGCGCTCCTCGGCGCCGGTGCCGTCTTCCTGAACCAGGGCACCGACAACAGCTTCAGCATCCCCGGCACCGAGTCGCAGGCAGCCCTCGACACGCTGAGCCGCACGTTCCCGCAGGTCAGCGGGACCAGCGCCCAGATCGTGGTCGTCGCCCCGGAGGGCTCGACCGTGGACGCCCCGGCGATCCGGAAGCCGGTCGAGGCGGCCGTGGCGTCGATCGGCAGGATCCCGGGCGTCTCCGGCACCACGTCGCCCTACTCCTCCCAGGTCAAGGACCTCATCTCCTCCGACCGGTCCGCGGCCATCATCACGGTCCAGTTGAAGGGCCAGACGACGACGGTCCCGCCCGAGACGAAGACCGCGCTGAAGCAGGCGGGGGCCGACCTCGGCAGGAAGCTGCCGGCGGGGTCGAAGGAGGCGGTCGGCGGTCAGCTCTTCTCGCAGAACCTCCCGACGCTCTCGGTCATCGAGCTCATCGGCGTCGGGGTCGCTCTCGTCGTGCTGGTCATCACGTTCGGGTCGTTCCTCGCCGCCGGGATGCCCCTCCTCACCGCGATCCTCGGGGTCGCGATCTCGATGTGCCTGATCTTCATCGCGACCCTGTTCGGCTCGATCTCGTCGACGACGCCCATGCTCGCACTGATGCTCGGCCTGGCCGTCGGCATCGACTATTCGCTGTTCATCATCTCGCGCCATCAGAGCCAGCTGAAGGCGGGCGTCCCGCCCGAGGAGTCGGCCGCGCGCTCGGTCGCCACGGCGGGCTCGGCCGTGCTGTTCGCGGGCATCACCGTCATCATCGCCCTCGCCGGGCTGGCGGTGGCGAACATCCCCTTCCTCACCACCATGGGGCTGGCGGCCTCGGCTGCCGTCGCTGTCGCCGTCCTCATCGGTCTGACCCTCACGCCGGCCCTGCTCGGCTTCGCCGGCGCGCGCTTGATCCCCGGGAGGCGCAAGGCCGGGCGCGCGCAGCGCGCGCAGCGGGAGCTCGACTCCACCGGGGGCGAGGACGCGGCGGCTGCGCAGGAGAGGGAGCCCGCCTCCTCGCCGACGTTCGCGCATGCGGCCAAGGCGGAGGTCCCGCCGGGGTTCTTCCGCGGGTGGGTGCGCGCGGTGACGCGGTTCCCGATCGTGACGGTCGTGGCGGTGATCCTCGCCCTCGGGATCGCCGCCCTCCCGGCGCTGCAGCTGCGGCTGGCCCTCCCGGACGCAGGGTCGCAGCCGAAGGACTCCCCGGCTCGGATCGCGTACGACCTGGTCTCGGAGCACTTCGGGCCCGGCTACAACGGCCCGCTGATCGTCACCGGCTCGATCATCTCCAGCACCGACCCGCTCGGGCTGATGAAGAAACTGGGCGACGAGATCGCGGCCCTGCCCGGCGTGGCCTCCGTGCCGCTGTCCACCCCCAACCAGAACGCCGACACCGGCATCGTCCAGGTCGTCCCGACCACCGGCCCCGACGACCCGCGCACCGCCGACCTCGTCGCCGAGCTGCGCAGCAAGCACCAGCACTTCCTCGACCGGTACGGGGTCGATCTGAAAGTCACCGGCAACACGGCCGCGCAGATCGACGTCTCCAGCCGGCTCGGAGGCGCGCTCCTCCCGTTCGGCGTCCTCGTGGTCGGGCTCTCCCTGGTGCTGCTGACCATGGTCTTCCGCTCCATCGCCGTGCCGATCAAGGCCGCACTGGGCTACCTGCTCTCGGTCGGCGTCGCGTTCGGGGCGGTCACCGCCGTGTTCGAGTGGGGCTGGTTCGCCGACGCCCTGCACGTGGACAAGACGGGCCCGATCATCAGCTTCATGCCGATCATCCTCATGGGCGTGCTGTTCGGCCTCGCGATGGACTACGAGGTGTTCCTGGTCAGCCGGATCCGCGAGGACTACGTCCACGGAGGTCACGCCCGCCGCGCCATCCAGAGCGGCTTCGTCGGCTCCGCCAAGGTCGTGACCGCCGCGGCGATCATCATGATCTCCGTGTTCGCCGCGTTCGTGCCCGAGGGCGACAGTGCGATCAAGCCGATCGCGCTCGGCCTCGCCGTCGGCGTCTTCGTCGACGCGTTCATCGTCCGCATGACCCTCGTCCCGGCCGTGCTGCAGCTCCTGGGCGACAGGGCCTGGTGGATGCCCCGCTGGCTCGACCGCATCCTCCCGTCGTTCGACGTCGAAGGCGACGGCCTCCAGAAAGAACTCGAACTCGCCGAATGGCCCGAGCCCGGCCGCGCCTTCGTCGCCGCGGCCGACGGCCTCGCCGTGTCCGCGCGCGGCCGCGACCTGGTCGGCGGCGTCTCGTTCCGCATCGCAGACGGAGAGATCCTCGTCGTGCACGGCAACGACCGCACCGCCGCCACGGCGCTGCTCATGGCGATCACGGGCCGCACCCGAGTCACGGGAGGGACGGTCAAAGTCGCCGGAATGGTCCTCCCCACCCGCGGCGCAGCGGTCCGGTCGCGCACCGCCGTCGTCCGCCTGACCGGGACCGAGACCCCCGTCGACGACCTGCGGCGCGCCCTGGAGGCACGGCCCCGGCTGCTCGCCCTGGACGCCATCGACGGCGTCACCGACCCGGTCGAGCGCCGGCGCATCCGCTCCGAGCTGAGCGCCGCGCTCAGCCGCGCACGGGTCGAACAGCGGCCGTTCGCGCTGGTCGTCAGCTGCGTCGACCCGGCCGCTCTCGATGACGTCCTCCCGGAGAGCGCCGAGCCCAGCGAGCTGCTGCTCGACGGCGGCCACGTCTCCGGCGTGCCCTCCGCCCCCGCCCTCACCGACCACGAGCGCTCCGAGCACGGCGCGCACCTCGAGAAGGCCGATGCCCGATGA
- a CDS encoding SGNH/GDSL hydrolase family protein: protein MRATRTGRPEARLAGAVCLLALGALLAGCTGGGAAQPETAATAPATTPTPAPTRDPFPSEPLTATTRYIAIGDSYAAGMGGGEEQGACRLSANGYPAQFARRSGVDLVVNAACAGATTTDLLAHQLLALDDRTDLVTLSVGGNDLGVAAIATDCAARRAEACRNEVTGALSLLNVLPDRLDDVYAAVAKAAPNARIVVTGYALMWDAADPSAPDFQTSAAMNAATIGLNEVIRQAVDKQRAAGVAMTYVEPDFAGHAINDPVPWLHHSGPYAFHPTARGYAEYTKRLLKLLGTAS from the coding sequence ATGCGAGCCACCAGAACCGGACGCCCCGAAGCCCGACTCGCCGGTGCCGTCTGCCTGCTCGCCCTGGGGGCTCTTCTCGCGGGCTGCACGGGGGGCGGGGCCGCGCAACCGGAGACGGCGGCGACCGCACCGGCGACGACGCCGACTCCGGCTCCGACGCGCGACCCGTTCCCGTCCGAGCCGCTCACGGCGACGACCCGCTACATCGCGATCGGCGACTCCTACGCAGCCGGCATGGGCGGCGGCGAGGAGCAGGGCGCCTGCCGGCTGAGCGCCAACGGCTACCCGGCGCAGTTCGCGCGGCGGTCGGGTGTCGACCTCGTCGTGAACGCCGCCTGCGCCGGCGCGACGACCACCGACCTCCTCGCCCACCAGCTCCTCGCCCTCGACGACCGCACCGACCTCGTGACGCTCAGCGTCGGGGGCAACGACCTCGGCGTCGCGGCCATCGCGACGGACTGCGCCGCGCGGCGGGCGGAGGCGTGCCGCAACGAGGTCACCGGCGCCCTGTCCCTCCTCAACGTCCTGCCCGATCGGCTCGACGACGTGTACGCGGCGGTCGCGAAGGCGGCCCCGAACGCGAGAATCGTCGTCACCGGGTACGCGCTGATGTGGGACGCCGCCGACCCGTCGGCCCCCGACTTCCAGACCTCGGCGGCGATGAACGCGGCGACGATCGGACTGAACGAGGTCATCCGGCAGGCCGTCGACAAGCAGCGTGCCGCCGGGGTGGCGATGACCTACGTCGAGCCCGATTTCGCGGGCCACGCGATCAACGACCCGGTCCCGTGGCTGCACCACAGCGGTCCGTACGCGTTCCATCCCACGGCGCGCGGCTACGCGGAGTACACGAAGCGGTTGCTGAAGCTGCTCGGCACGGCCTCCTGA
- a CDS encoding sugar phosphate isomerase/epimerase family protein, with protein MMRIGMGTSSVYPLGVREAFRLAAAVGFDGVEVMVTRDETTQSARELRALSEEHRLPVLSVHAPVLLLTHFVWGRDPRGKLERSAELAAEVGAETVVVHPPFRWQSGYAEEFLGIVRSTAVMTGVEIAVENMFPWKVGGRGMAAYSPGWNPLGMDCDAVTLDFSHAALSGIDGLDLARELGPRLRHVHLCDGSGALDDGRVFDEHLVPGRGTQPVAEVLQLLAATGWSGSVVAEVNTRRAKDEEERRALLEETIGFAREHAAEPVA; from the coding sequence GTGATGCGCATCGGGATGGGCACCTCCAGCGTGTACCCCCTCGGCGTCCGGGAGGCGTTCCGCCTCGCCGCCGCCGTCGGCTTCGACGGCGTGGAGGTCATGGTGACGCGCGACGAGACGACCCAGTCGGCCCGCGAGCTCCGCGCCCTGAGCGAGGAGCACCGGCTCCCTGTGCTCAGCGTGCACGCCCCGGTGCTGCTGCTGACGCACTTCGTGTGGGGGCGCGACCCTCGGGGCAAGCTGGAGCGGTCGGCGGAACTCGCGGCCGAGGTCGGAGCGGAGACCGTGGTCGTGCACCCGCCGTTCCGCTGGCAGTCCGGGTATGCCGAGGAGTTCCTCGGCATCGTGCGGTCGACCGCCGTCATGACCGGCGTCGAGATCGCGGTCGAGAACATGTTCCCGTGGAAGGTCGGCGGCCGCGGCATGGCGGCCTACTCCCCGGGCTGGAACCCGCTCGGCATGGACTGCGACGCGGTCACCCTGGACTTCTCGCACGCCGCGCTCAGCGGCATCGACGGGCTCGACCTCGCTCGCGAGCTCGGTCCGCGGCTGCGTCACGTGCACCTCTGCGACGGCTCGGGCGCCCTCGACGACGGTCGCGTGTTCGACGAGCATCTCGTGCCGGGCAGAGGGACCCAGCCCGTGGCCGAGGTCCTGCAGCTGCTGGCGGCGACCGGGTGGTCGGGTTCGGTCGTCGCCGAGGTGAACACACGGAGGGCCAAGGACGAGGAGGAGCGCCGAGCGCTCCTGGAGGAGACGATCGGCTTCGCGCGCGAGCACGCCGCCGAGCCCGTCGCCTGA
- a CDS encoding TetR/AcrR family transcriptional regulator: MDSTALRDTPPGAGEDAPAESARRQRTRARLLDAALDVFAEHGVRAASVEMIAEAAGFTRGAFYSNFSSKEELFFALMEREKAMRLEQLTTGVEQFLTPLVGSGGTDLDDRQVVATITRILELQSDDRRWWLVQAEFQLLALRDHTIAADYLRYHDGFFSELTEIVVAALASARRRFTIDPEEAVRVIAQLCAEGEARAVLGDDARSFPERLSESVPAVLLALTERV, encoded by the coding sequence TTGGACAGCACAGCTCTCAGGGATACGCCCCCGGGCGCCGGCGAGGACGCACCCGCCGAGTCCGCGCGCCGCCAGCGCACCCGCGCGCGCCTCCTCGACGCCGCCCTCGACGTCTTCGCCGAGCACGGCGTGCGGGCCGCGAGCGTCGAGATGATCGCCGAGGCCGCCGGCTTCACCCGCGGGGCCTTCTACTCCAACTTCTCCAGCAAAGAGGAGCTGTTCTTCGCCCTGATGGAGCGCGAGAAGGCGATGAGGCTCGAACAGCTGACGACCGGCGTCGAACAGTTCCTCACGCCGCTCGTCGGCTCGGGAGGGACGGATCTCGACGACCGGCAGGTCGTCGCGACGATCACGCGCATCCTCGAGCTGCAGTCCGACGACCGCCGCTGGTGGCTCGTCCAGGCCGAATTCCAGCTGCTCGCCCTGCGCGACCACACCATCGCCGCCGACTACCTCCGCTACCACGACGGCTTCTTCAGCGAGCTGACCGAGATCGTCGTCGCCGCCCTCGCCAGCGCTCGCCGCCGGTTCACGATCGACCCCGAGGAGGCGGTGCGCGTCATCGCGCAGCTCTGCGCCGAGGGCGAGGCGCGCGCCGTCCTCGGCGACGACGCCCGGTCGTTCCCGGAGCGCCTCTCGGAGTCCGTGCCGGCCGTCCTCCTGGCGCTCACCGAGCGCGTCTGA